One stretch of Siphonobacter curvatus DNA includes these proteins:
- a CDS encoding Crp/Fnr family transcriptional regulator: MKSQAAPECQRCAFREHSLFKNCQHDELLEMNENKCFHTYKKGQVIFHEGNRPFGLFCVFDGKVKISRLNSEGKEQIIRLAKSGDTLGYRSLIENTKYTASAVALDDTQACFLPATDFNSLIDSNVKVANDLMKMLAKALGESQERMIHMAMKPVRERLAEALLLLKATYHKTELADLFSIAISREDLAAIVGTAKETVIRFLSEFKEEGIVSSHGSTITILKPDRLLKISQLYD, from the coding sequence ATGAAATCGCAAGCTGCTCCTGAGTGCCAACGTTGTGCTTTTCGTGAACATTCGCTGTTCAAAAATTGTCAGCATGACGAATTGCTGGAGATGAATGAGAATAAGTGCTTTCACACCTATAAGAAAGGGCAGGTTATTTTTCACGAAGGCAATCGCCCGTTCGGTCTGTTTTGTGTATTCGACGGAAAAGTAAAAATCAGCCGACTGAATTCGGAGGGTAAGGAGCAGATCATTCGCCTGGCCAAGTCGGGTGATACACTGGGCTACCGTTCATTGATCGAAAACACCAAGTACACGGCCTCGGCGGTAGCTCTGGACGATACGCAGGCCTGTTTTTTGCCCGCTACGGACTTTAATTCTCTGATCGATTCGAATGTGAAAGTGGCCAATGATCTGATGAAAATGCTGGCGAAAGCCCTGGGGGAGTCGCAGGAACGGATGATTCACATGGCGATGAAGCCCGTACGCGAACGTCTGGCCGAAGCACTCTTACTACTCAAAGCGACGTATCATAAAACCGAGCTAGCGGATCTATTCAGTATTGCCATTTCCCGGGAGGATCTGGCGGCGATTGTGGGTACGGCCAAGGAAACGGTGATCCGCTTTTTGTCTGAATTCAAGGAGGAAGGAATCGTAAGTTCACACGGTAGTACCATTACGATTTTAAAGCCCGATCGTCTGTTGAAAATCAGTCAGTTGTACGATTAG
- a CDS encoding cyclic nucleotide-binding domain-containing protein, with the protein MLLDTEKLLLARGTELYAHKGEYLYRKEQLAEFVFYLKDGSVEILPENGKENHRLQSRCFLGLHEALLNVEHQASVKVNDESILLVFDKQEIEHFMEEHRMARRYFMIKLCDQMDLLQKSYE; encoded by the coding sequence ATGCTACTAGATACGGAGAAATTATTACTGGCTCGGGGTACGGAGTTGTACGCCCACAAAGGCGAATATCTGTACCGGAAAGAACAGCTTGCTGAGTTTGTTTTTTATCTCAAGGACGGATCGGTCGAAATTTTACCCGAAAATGGGAAAGAAAACCATCGCCTCCAGAGCCGCTGTTTTTTAGGATTACACGAAGCTTTGCTGAATGTGGAGCATCAGGCTTCCGTAAAGGTGAATGACGAATCCATTTTGCTGGTGTTTGACAAACAGGAAATCGAGCACTTTATGGAGGAACATCGGATGGCCCGTCGCTACTTCATGATCAAGCTATGCGATCAGATGGATTTACTACAGAAGAGCTATGAATAA
- the ung gene encoding uracil-DNA glycosylase, with amino-acid sequence MNVQIAESWKPYLQPEFEKPYFGDLVSFIKNEYATQRVYPPGKLMFNAFNHCSFEDTKVVILGQDPYHGPNQANGMAFSVNEGIRTPPSLVNIFKEIKDDLGKPIPKSGDLTRWADQGVLLLNSTLTVREGQAGSHQGKGWETFTDAVIRILSEEKENLVFLLWGAYAQKKGAVISPDKHLILKAKHPSPMSANYGGWFGCKHFSQTNTYLHSKGLPEIDW; translated from the coding sequence ATGAACGTTCAAATTGCCGAATCGTGGAAACCGTATTTACAACCGGAATTCGAAAAACCGTATTTCGGTGACTTAGTATCCTTTATCAAAAATGAGTATGCCACCCAACGGGTTTATCCACCGGGCAAGCTGATGTTTAACGCGTTTAATCATTGTTCGTTCGAGGATACTAAAGTGGTCATTTTGGGTCAGGACCCTTACCACGGCCCTAATCAGGCGAATGGGATGGCGTTTTCCGTTAATGAAGGAATTCGGACTCCGCCTTCGCTAGTTAATATATTCAAGGAAATCAAAGACGATTTAGGCAAGCCCATACCCAAGTCCGGTGATCTCACCCGCTGGGCCGATCAGGGCGTATTGCTGCTCAACTCGACCCTCACCGTACGTGAAGGACAGGCAGGTTCGCACCAGGGCAAAGGCTGGGAAACTTTCACCGATGCGGTTATCCGGATTTTATCCGAAGAAAAAGAAAATCTGGTATTTCTACTTTGGGGAGCTTATGCTCAGAAAAAAGGAGCCGTTATTTCGCCCGATAAACATTTAATTCTGAAAGCGAAACACCCTTCGCCGATGTCGGCCAACTATGGAGGCTGGTTTGGCTGCAAACATTTCAGCCAAACCAATACCTACCTTCATAGTAAGGGATTACCGGAAATTGATTGGTAA